A stretch of the Aegilops tauschii subsp. strangulata cultivar AL8/78 chromosome 4, Aet v6.0, whole genome shotgun sequence genome encodes the following:
- the LOC109734867 gene encoding serine/arginine-rich SC35-like splicing factor SCL30A, with amino-acid sequence MRRYSPQYRSPPRRGYGGRGRSPPRRGYGGRREQGSGSLLVRNIPLSCRPEDLRVPFERFGPVRDVYLPKDYYTREPRGFAFVEFVDPYDASDAQYHLNHTVFCGREITVVVASESRKRPDDMRNRARIRGYSGEPERRHSRYGRSRSRSRSYSPRYRGRPRSRSRSYSPAPRRRDDYSASPPRSHHTQSPRRLPKGHEEDERRSYSPAGRGGGERDADTNGKRSPPSDTEGSPPRTRRSPRQSSGSPVGSRSRSPEASPARSD; translated from the exons ATGAGGAGGTACAGTCCCCAATACCGGAGTCCCCCAAGGAGGGGATATGGTGGCAGAGGTAGAAGTCCCCCGAGGAGGGGATATGGAGGACGGAGGGAGCAGGGTTCAGGAAGCCTCTTGGTCCGCAACATCCCATTGAGCTGCAG GCCGGAGGATCTGCGGGTTCCTTTTGAAAGGTTTGGTCCTGTTCGGGATGTGTACCTACCAAAGGATTATTACACCAG GGAGCCCCGAGGGTTTGCATTTGTGGAGTTTGTTGACCCTTATGACGCCTCTGATGCACAATATCACTTGAACCACACAGTATTTTGTGGCCGAGAGATAACTGTTGTTGTTGCTTCCGAGTCACGGAAAAGGCCAGATGATATGCGTAATAGGGCTAGAATCAG GGGGTATTCTGGTGAACCTGAAAGGCGTCATTCTCGTTATG GGAGGTCTCGTTCCCGTTCACGCTCCTACTCTCCTCGCTATCGGGGCCGTCCTCGGTCAAGGTCAAG GTCATACTCTCCTGCTCCAAGACGGCGAGATGACTACTCTGCTTCCCCACCAAGATCACATCACACACAGTCTCCTAGGCGTCTGCCAAAGGGGCATGAAGAAGACGAGCGGAGATCCTATTCTCCTGCTGGTAGAGGTGGTGGTGAGCGTGATGCTGATACTAATGGAAA GAGGTCACCACCATCTGACACTGAAGGATCACCTCCACGCACCCGTAGGTCACCCAGGCAATCCTCAGGATCACCCGTGGGGTCGCGCTCAAGGTCCCCTGAAGCTTCTCCTGCCCGCAGCGACTGA